From Varibaculum massiliense, a single genomic window includes:
- a CDS encoding cell division protein FtsQ/DivIB yields MSNRKSSFSRRPKATEVSGKTRAGKNRRQAGSKSEKALSKPRARQVTLASRDRAVVSSGLAQRRQEIAQVKRRRQLRRVVISVLITIVVVALGYLFWFSPVFALDPAQTRVMGASAQAPAKAVKDEVAGYEGKPLLRLPTRRIASSLQKENPWIKQAQVKREFPQGLAVYLTLRQPVARTAQGAVVDLEGKVLPANGLEVSKLVEVGSNCPQARATDCFKSVTQVINSLPPELKEKMDSAQVVRLDNVELQLKSGAKVVWGASRDNQKKAQVLTVLLQREGSVYNVTDYAHPTITG; encoded by the coding sequence GTGAGCAATCGCAAATCTTCCTTTTCGCGCCGCCCGAAAGCCACCGAAGTCTCGGGGAAAACCCGGGCGGGTAAAAACCGTAGGCAAGCGGGCAGTAAAAGCGAAAAAGCCCTGTCAAAACCGCGCGCCCGGCAGGTAACTTTAGCCTCCAGGGATCGGGCGGTAGTTTCTAGCGGTCTGGCGCAACGGCGCCAGGAAATAGCCCAGGTTAAACGGCGGCGGCAGTTGCGGCGTGTCGTCATCAGCGTCCTAATCACCATAGTTGTAGTAGCTTTGGGATATCTGTTCTGGTTTTCCCCGGTTTTTGCCTTGGACCCCGCGCAAACTCGAGTAATGGGAGCCAGTGCGCAAGCGCCTGCTAAAGCGGTAAAAGACGAGGTTGCCGGCTATGAAGGTAAACCCTTGCTACGCTTGCCTACCAGGAGAATAGCGTCCTCACTACAAAAAGAAAATCCTTGGATTAAACAAGCGCAGGTTAAACGGGAGTTTCCCCAAGGGCTTGCCGTCTATCTGACCTTGCGCCAGCCGGTAGCCCGAACTGCACAAGGCGCGGTAGTTGACTTAGAGGGGAAAGTGTTACCCGCAAACGGGCTTGAGGTGTCAAAACTGGTAGAGGTAGGGAGTAACTGTCCGCAAGCGCGCGCAACTGATTGCTTTAAGTCAGTGACTCAGGTGATAAACTCCCTTCCCCCCGAACTTAAAGAAAAAATGGATAGCGCCCAGGTGGTGCGGCTAGATAATGTAGAGCTGCAGCTCAAATCGGGAGCCAAGGTGGTTTGGGGTGCCAGCCGCGATAACCAGAAAAAAGCGCAGGTGCTGACGGTACTTTTGCAGCGCGAAGGCAGTGTCTATAACGTCACCGATTATGCACACCCTACGATTACTGGTTAG
- a CDS encoding leucine--tRNA ligase → MSNSVSDIPTYRYTAKMAGEIEEKWQKYWSEQGTFNADNPVGSLAGPLAEKESFFVMDMFPYPSGKGLHVGHPLGYISTDVTGRFQRMQGKNVLYTMGYDAFGLPAEQYAVTTGQHPRKTTRENISTMHRQLARIGLSHDQRRSFATIDQDYYRWTQWIFLQIFNSWYDPEAKRPDGGKGAARPIQELIDKFSTGEKALPEGAKWSELTPKQREDVLEDYRLAYLSYAPVNWCPGLGTVLADEEVTSEGRSERGNFPVFRSHLRQWMMRITAYGDRLIQDLATLDWPEKVRTMQENWIGRSHGATVTFQTEGHNLQVYTTRPDTLFGATFMVVAPEHPLLSGLGQSELPQGAAQIPAQWPQGTRKAWTGGYENPQQAVRAYQEQAAARSELERGEDAREKTGVFTGLFATNPVNNCQIPIFTADYVMMGYGTGAIMAVPAHDQRDWDFAKKFDLDIIYTITPAPDADEDAAWIGDGVIQNSANDQISLNGLGKAEAIKKITSWLETAGLGEATTTYRLRDWLFSRQRYWGEPFPVVYDEDGVVHALPESMLPLDLPEVDNFSPRTFAPDDADSSPEAPLGRAEDWIKVELDLGQGKKTYYRDTNVMPNWAGSCCYELRYLDPGEKDFLANPENERYWMGPREGASSGGTDLYVGGVEHAVLHLLYARFWHKVLYDLGHLSSLEPFHKLFNQGYIQAYAYTDKRGAYVPASEVTGDEASGFTYQGEPVNREYGKMGKSLKNIVTPDDICAEYGADTFRVYEMSMGPLDMSRPWETRAVVGSQRFLQRLWRNVIDENTGEVTVSEDAPDLETQRALAKAIAAVTEDYREMRLNLVVSDLIVLNNHLTALKAVPREAAEALVLMISPLAPHIAEELWNRLGHSSSLAREPFPVVTDESLLVEEEITAVVQINGKVKYRLQVPQSISAEELEKQALETEVVKRNLDGAEPLKVIVREPKLVNVVIRKKK, encoded by the coding sequence ATGAGCAACAGCGTCAGCGATATACCGACATATCGTTACACCGCCAAGATGGCAGGGGAAATCGAAGAAAAATGGCAGAAGTACTGGTCAGAGCAAGGTACTTTTAATGCCGATAACCCGGTGGGTTCCCTAGCTGGTCCCTTGGCGGAAAAAGAATCATTCTTCGTGATGGATATGTTCCCTTACCCATCCGGTAAAGGGCTGCACGTGGGACACCCCCTCGGTTATATATCTACTGACGTAACTGGACGTTTTCAACGGATGCAAGGAAAGAACGTCCTTTACACCATGGGGTATGACGCTTTTGGTTTGCCCGCGGAACAGTATGCGGTAACTACCGGGCAGCATCCGCGCAAGACTACCCGGGAAAATATCTCCACTATGCATCGCCAGTTGGCGCGCATTGGTCTTTCCCATGATCAGCGGCGTTCTTTCGCTACTATTGATCAGGATTATTACCGCTGGACACAGTGGATTTTCTTGCAGATTTTCAACTCTTGGTACGACCCGGAGGCAAAGCGCCCAGATGGGGGGAAAGGCGCGGCTCGTCCCATTCAAGAGCTAATCGATAAGTTTAGTACCGGGGAAAAGGCTTTGCCCGAGGGGGCGAAGTGGAGTGAATTAACTCCCAAGCAGCGCGAGGATGTCCTTGAGGATTACCGTTTAGCCTACTTGTCTTATGCCCCGGTTAACTGGTGTCCGGGATTGGGGACGGTACTGGCTGATGAAGAAGTAACCTCCGAGGGGCGCTCCGAACGGGGTAACTTCCCGGTATTTCGGTCTCACTTACGGCAATGGATGATGCGGATTACCGCTTATGGTGACCGTCTGATTCAGGATCTAGCTACTTTGGATTGGCCGGAAAAAGTGCGCACTATGCAGGAGAACTGGATTGGACGCTCCCACGGTGCCACGGTAACTTTCCAAACCGAGGGACACAACCTGCAGGTTTACACCACGCGCCCCGATACCTTATTTGGAGCCACTTTTATGGTGGTAGCGCCGGAACACCCGCTGCTTTCCGGACTGGGGCAAAGCGAACTTCCCCAGGGCGCCGCCCAGATTCCTGCGCAGTGGCCACAGGGTACCCGGAAGGCTTGGACCGGGGGATATGAAAATCCGCAGCAGGCAGTACGCGCTTACCAGGAACAAGCGGCCGCCCGTAGCGAGCTTGAACGCGGAGAAGATGCCCGGGAAAAGACCGGGGTATTTACTGGTTTATTTGCGACCAACCCGGTTAATAATTGCCAGATTCCTATTTTCACTGCCGATTACGTGATGATGGGGTACGGTACAGGAGCGATTATGGCGGTTCCTGCCCACGATCAGCGTGACTGGGATTTCGCTAAGAAATTCGACCTAGACATTATCTACACCATTACCCCCGCCCCGGATGCGGATGAAGACGCCGCTTGGATAGGCGACGGGGTTATCCAGAATTCGGCTAATGACCAGATTTCTCTGAATGGTTTGGGTAAAGCCGAGGCTATTAAGAAGATAACTTCTTGGCTAGAAACTGCGGGACTGGGGGAAGCTACCACTACTTATCGCCTGCGGGATTGGTTATTCTCGCGCCAACGCTACTGGGGAGAGCCCTTCCCGGTGGTCTATGACGAGGACGGAGTGGTACACGCCCTCCCTGAATCAATGTTGCCCCTGGATTTGCCGGAGGTAGATAACTTTTCTCCGCGTACTTTTGCCCCCGACGATGCTGACTCTTCACCCGAGGCTCCACTTGGGCGCGCCGAGGACTGGATAAAAGTAGAACTGGATCTAGGACAAGGTAAAAAAACCTATTACCGGGACACTAACGTGATGCCTAACTGGGCAGGTTCCTGCTGCTACGAGCTGCGCTACCTCGACCCAGGGGAAAAGGATTTCCTAGCTAACCCCGAAAATGAACGTTACTGGATGGGGCCGCGCGAGGGTGCATCCTCGGGAGGTACCGATCTTTATGTCGGCGGGGTAGAGCACGCGGTCTTGCACTTACTCTATGCACGTTTTTGGCACAAAGTACTCTATGACCTGGGACATTTATCTAGCCTGGAGCCTTTCCATAAGCTGTTTAACCAAGGCTATATCCAGGCTTATGCCTACACCGATAAACGGGGAGCCTACGTGCCGGCATCAGAAGTAACAGGTGATGAGGCTAGCGGGTTCACCTATCAAGGGGAGCCGGTAAATCGTGAATACGGCAAGATGGGTAAATCCCTCAAGAATATCGTCACTCCTGATGATATTTGCGCCGAGTATGGGGCGGACACTTTCCGGGTATATGAAATGTCGATGGGACCGCTGGATATGTCGCGTCCGTGGGAGACCCGGGCAGTGGTGGGCTCCCAGCGCTTCTTGCAGCGGCTGTGGCGGAATGTGATTGATGAAAACACTGGTGAAGTTACCGTTAGCGAGGACGCGCCTGATTTGGAAACCCAGCGCGCCCTAGCCAAGGCGATTGCGGCAGTTACCGAGGATTATCGGGAAATGCGTCTCAACCTGGTGGTTTCGGATCTGATTGTGCTCAATAATCATTTGACTGCGCTGAAGGCGGTTCCGCGTGAAGCCGCGGAGGCGCTGGTGTTAATGATTTCTCCGCTCGCTCCCCATATTGCCGAGGAACTTTGGAATCGGCTGGGACACTCCTCCTCGCTGGCACGCGAGCCTTTCCCGGTAGTAACCGATGAGTCCTTACTGGTAGAAGAGGAAATTACTGCGGTGGTACAGATCAATGGCAAGGTGAAATATCGCCTGCAAGTTCCACAATCGATTTCTGCGGAGGAACTGGAAAAGCAGGCTTTGGAAACCGAAGTGGTCAAACGGAATCTGGATGGCGCTGAGCCTTTGAAAGTGATTGTCCGGGAACCGAAATTAGTAAACGTAGTAATCAGAAAGAAGAAGTAA
- a CDS encoding aldose 1-epimerase has translation MSHEIWTLKAGKDSVSIAKIGATVLDWQVEDLFEEPCAVPTPLDDPRELEMRTVHVIDGYRDEAEAREMDGFRSALLAPWSNRLRDGKYTFQGREYDFRGKTVGGALALHGLVTNQPFELLESGEDFLRAKVQVPKLDAYPFEVEVEVTYRLSSNPHRLSLDLLARNNGEGDAPITLGWHPYIACQGGSVENTRVTVPSQVRVQTDNNLIPEPGIKGFSTQAYPVTLVHRRDIDWGMTSLVAEDGVATALVDHADGSQTAVELKDARQGLGLATLHVYTAQDLAYRRGLSVAVEPLLAMTDAFNRPECAELITVPPGGVQELHAALEHRSPRQLS, from the coding sequence TTGAGCCACGAAATCTGGACGCTGAAAGCGGGCAAAGATTCGGTGTCGATAGCTAAAATCGGAGCAACGGTTTTAGATTGGCAGGTTGAAGACCTCTTTGAGGAGCCTTGCGCGGTTCCCACACCTTTAGATGATCCGCGGGAGCTGGAAATGCGTACCGTGCATGTCATCGACGGTTATCGGGATGAGGCAGAGGCACGCGAGATGGACGGCTTCCGCAGCGCGCTGCTCGCTCCCTGGTCAAATCGTCTGCGTGACGGTAAATATACTTTCCAAGGACGCGAATATGATTTCCGGGGTAAGACCGTGGGCGGGGCGCTGGCATTGCACGGTCTGGTGACCAATCAGCCTTTTGAATTGCTGGAGTCTGGGGAAGATTTCCTGCGGGCAAAAGTACAGGTGCCAAAGCTAGACGCCTATCCTTTCGAGGTGGAAGTAGAAGTTACTTACCGTCTCAGCTCTAATCCGCACCGGCTGTCGCTAGATTTGCTTGCCAGAAATAATGGCGAGGGCGATGCCCCGATTACTTTAGGTTGGCATCCATATATTGCTTGCCAAGGGGGCAGCGTAGAAAATACTCGAGTTACGGTACCCTCTCAGGTTCGCGTACAAACCGATAACAATCTGATTCCAGAACCGGGAATCAAAGGATTTTCCACGCAAGCTTATCCGGTTACTCTGGTGCACCGCCGCGACATTGACTGGGGGATGACCTCTTTGGTGGCCGAAGACGGGGTAGCTACCGCTTTAGTTGACCATGCTGATGGATCGCAGACTGCCGTAGAGCTAAAAGATGCACGTCAGGGTCTGGGGTTAGCTACCCTGCATGTCTACACCGCCCAAGATTTGGCTTATCGCCGGGGATTGTCGGTGGCTGTGGAGCCGCTGCTGGCAATGACGGATGCTTTCAATCGTCCCGAGTGTGCAGAACTGATTACGGTACCGCCTGGTGGTGTCCAAGAATTACATGCTGCGTTAGAACACCGCAGTCCGCGACAGCTTTCTTAG